In the Bdellovibrionota bacterium genome, one interval contains:
- the tsaD gene encoding tRNA (adenosine(37)-N6)-threonylcarbamoyltransferase complex transferase subunit TsaD gives MRFKYVLGIETSCDDTSCAVVDENGFVKAMLSANQDSVHRPFGGIVPEIASRNHTMTLLPLVDQVLKKANLAINDIDGIAATNRPGLLGSLLVGMVTAKTLSLALDKPWIGVHHIEGHLMAPFLNDETYKAPTNWEFPFLSLVVSGGHTSLFKVLSFGKYELLGATTDDAAGEAFDKFAKMAGLGYPGGVQVDNLAKNGEKNFHAFPRALLKEDNYDFSFSGLKASAQRLLADMKPEDLKKNMENLCASYQEAIVDVLFEKTMKAARDHKIKHITVTGGVSANSRLREKFQSQEKIVGSKIIVAIPPLKFCTDNAAMIGLTGLKYLEKGYTSDLNTGVFARASIAAE, from the coding sequence GTGCGATTCAAATACGTTCTTGGCATTGAAACCAGCTGTGATGATACATCTTGTGCAGTAGTGGATGAAAATGGTTTTGTGAAGGCAATGCTTTCGGCAAATCAGGATTCTGTGCACCGTCCATTTGGTGGAATTGTTCCCGAGATCGCAAGTCGTAATCACACTATGACGCTTTTGCCTCTGGTGGATCAGGTTCTAAAAAAAGCAAACCTTGCAATTAATGATATCGATGGAATTGCGGCGACGAATCGTCCAGGCCTTTTGGGATCATTGTTGGTCGGCATGGTGACAGCCAAAACTCTATCCCTGGCTTTAGATAAACCCTGGATTGGCGTTCATCACATTGAAGGTCACTTGATGGCGCCTTTTTTGAATGATGAAACTTACAAAGCTCCTACAAACTGGGAGTTTCCTTTTTTATCTCTGGTGGTGAGTGGCGGACATACGTCTTTATTTAAAGTTTTAAGTTTCGGAAAGTATGAGCTTCTGGGTGCGACTACGGATGATGCTGCCGGTGAAGCTTTTGATAAGTTCGCAAAAATGGCAGGTCTGGGTTATCCTGGAGGAGTGCAGGTAGATAATCTGGCAAAGAATGGAGAAAAAAATTTCCATGCTTTTCCAAGAGCGCTACTCAAAGAAGACAATTACGATTTTAGTTTTTCGGGTTTAAAAGCATCAGCACAAAGATTGCTGGCTGATATGAAGCCGGAAGATCTTAAGAAAAACATGGAAAATCTTTGCGCTTCTTATCAAGAAGCCATTGTGGATGTACTGTTTGAAAAAACCATGAAGGCTGCTCGGGATCACAAAATAAAACATATTACAGTCACGGGTGGAGTTTCTGCAAATTCAAGACTGAGAGAAAAATTTCAGTCCCAAGAAAAAATTGTGGGATCAAAGATTATCGTTGCAATTCCACCGTTGAAGTTCTGCACGGACAATGCAGCGATGATTGGTCTTACGGGATTAAAATATTTAGAAAAAGGTTATACTTCTGACCTCAACACCGGCGTGTTTGCACGCGCCAGCATAGCCGCGGAGTAA
- a CDS encoding tetratricopeptide repeat protein, translating to MKKGTMTKLMIGLLILQAVGCVGLRTREEVNEMETSKQAQGQVSQLQKQKAEADNKVMVLQDELRQLNGRLDMLERKSVDQGAAGNGPSNTDVIEQMKIFEQQNASMRTKIEELEGKLANAQKAQTTAAVAAVEKSTPSKEKDKDSYDSAEDLFSKKEWKSAILSYQAYRDANPKGKNYSDATYKIGVSFQELKMKDEAKVFFEEVLQKFPKSPAARKAKFRLGQLK from the coding sequence ATGAAAAAAGGAACCATGACAAAATTAATGATCGGCTTATTGATTCTACAAGCAGTAGGTTGCGTGGGTTTGAGAACTAGAGAAGAAGTGAACGAAATGGAAACTTCTAAGCAAGCTCAAGGTCAAGTGAGCCAACTTCAAAAACAAAAAGCTGAGGCCGATAACAAAGTTATGGTACTTCAAGATGAATTGAGACAATTGAATGGTCGTCTTGATATGCTGGAAAGAAAATCTGTAGATCAGGGTGCTGCTGGAAATGGTCCTTCCAATACTGATGTGATTGAACAAATGAAAATCTTCGAACAACAAAATGCTTCAATGAGAACAAAGATCGAAGAACTCGAAGGCAAACTGGCAAATGCACAGAAAGCACAAACAACGGCAGCTGTAGCAGCGGTTGAAAAATCAACTCCATCAAAAGAAAAAGACAAAGATTCTTATGATTCCGCAGAAGATCTTTTCAGCAAAAAAGAATGGAAGTCTGCAATCTTGAGTTACCAGGCCTACAGAGATGCAAATCCAAAAGGTAAAAATTATTCCGATGCAACTTATAAAATTGGTGTTAGCTTTCAAGAATTAAAAATGAAAGACGAAGCTAAAGTGTTCTTTGAAGAAGTGTTGCAAAAATTTCCAAAGTCTCCCGCAGCAAGAAAAGCAAAATTCAGACTCGGACAACTTAAATAA